The nucleotide window CTGTTCCTGCGCGCGGAGTCGGGCACCGACCCCCGGCACAGCCTCTGGTCGGCCGACCTGGTGACCGGCGCCGAAACCAAGCTCGTCGACGCCGCCGAGCTGCTGCCCGGCGAAGAGGAGCTGCCCGCCGAAGAGCGCGCGCGGCGCGAGCGGGCCCGCGAGACCGGCGGCGGCGTCGTCCACTACGGCGTCGACGCGGCCTTCACCGTCGCGGTGTTCTCGCTGTCGGGGAAGCTCTACACGCTGGACCTCGCCTCGGGCGAGGTGACGCTGCGCGTCGACGGCGCGGTCATCGACCCGCGGCCCAGCCCGGACGGCACGCACGTCGCCTACGTCCAGAACCGGCGGCTGCACGTGCTGGAGCTGGCCACCGGCGACGACCGCGTCCTCGTCGAGGAGGACGGCGAAGACATCGCCTGGGGCCTCGCCGAGTTCATCGCCGCCGAGGAGATGGACCGCACCCGCGGCTACTGGTGGGCCCCCGACGGCCGCGGCATCCTGGCCGAGCGCTCCGACCGCGGCCCGGTCCCGCGCTGGACCATCGCCGACCCGGCCAACCCGCAGCACCCGGCCAACGTCGTCGCCTACCCGGCCGCCGGCACCACGAACGCCCTCGTCTCCCTGGCGATCCTCGGCCTCGACGGCTCCCGCGTGGACGTGGCGCAGGGCGACTGGGAGTACCTGGCCTCGGTGCACTGGTCGGCGGGCGGCGCGCCGCTGCTGGCGGTGCAGCCGCGCGACCAGAAGCGGATGGACGTCCTCGCGGTGGACGTCGCCGACGGCTCGACGTCGGTCGTGCACACCGCGGCCGACCAGCACTGGATCGACATCGTCGGCGGCGTCCCGGCCTGGACGCCGGACGGCCGCCTGGTCGTCGAGGGCATGGTCGACGGCGACCACCGGCTGTTCGTCGGCGGCGAGGCCGTCACCCCGGCCGGGCTGCAGCTGCGCGCGGTCCTCGACATCGGCGACGAGATCCTGTTCAGCGCGTCCGAGGACGATCCGACGCAGATCCACGTCTTCCGCACCGAGGGCTCGTCCGTGCGTCGCCTGTCCACTGTGGACGGCGTGCACGTCGGCGCCGGCTCCGCCGCGGTCACCGTGCTTTCGTCGTGGAGCCTGGAGTACAGCGGCCCGCGCGTCTCTGTACTGCGCGACGGCGCGCCGGTCGCGACGATTACGTCGTCCACTGTGGACCCGGACATCGTGCCGAACCTGACCTGGCTGACGCTGGGCGAGCGCACCCTGCGCGCGGCGCTGCTGCTGCCGCGTGGGTACGAGCCGAGCGAGGGCAAGCTGCCGGTGCTGCTCGACCCGTACGGCGGCCCGCAC belongs to Amycolatopsis tolypomycina and includes:
- a CDS encoding S9 family peptidase, with product MTDVDDLPFLRKQARTQRFTLGAPKEFRVAPDGSRVLFLRAESGTDPRHSLWSADLVTGAETKLVDAAELLPGEEELPAEERARRERARETGGGVVHYGVDAAFTVAVFSLSGKLYTLDLASGEVTLRVDGAVIDPRPSPDGTHVAYVQNRRLHVLELATGDDRVLVEEDGEDIAWGLAEFIAAEEMDRTRGYWWAPDGRGILAERSDRGPVPRWTIADPANPQHPANVVAYPAAGTTNALVSLAILGLDGSRVDVAQGDWEYLASVHWSAGGAPLLAVQPRDQKRMDVLAVDVADGSTSVVHTAADQHWIDIVGGVPAWTPDGRLVVEGMVDGDHRLFVGGEAVTPAGLQLRAVLDIGDEILFSASEDDPTQIHVFRTEGSSVRRLSTVDGVHVGAGSAAVTVLSSWSLEYSGPRVSVLRDGAPVATITSSTVDPDIVPNLTWLTLGERTLRAALLLPRGYEPSEGKLPVLLDPYGGPHAQRVLQSRNAFLTSQWLADQGFAVLVADGRGTPGRGAVWEREIAGRLADVTLQDQVDALQAAAAQFPELDLERVAIRGWSYGGYLSALAVLRRPDVFHAAVAGAPVTDWSLYDTHYTERYLGKPQDEPESYAHNSLIESAGELSRALLIVHGLADDNVFVAHALRLSSALLAKGRPHVFLPLAGATHMTPQAEEVAENLMRTQVDWLLRELSAVEKESA